The following are encoded in a window of Syngnathoides biaculeatus isolate LvHL_M chromosome 3, ASM1980259v1, whole genome shotgun sequence genomic DNA:
- the si:ch211-107o10.3 gene encoding retinol dehydrogenase 13, producing the protein MEHYVKIARELLKKHAVGITVALAAGATLLALRRWLAAGVCRSKARLDGKTVLITGANTGIGKETALNLAQRGARVILACRDLTKASVAADYIRRKSGNSNVVVMKLDLASLESVRELANKVRIGEERLNILINNAGIMMCPKWKTDDDFEMQFGVNHLGHFLLTNLLLDLLKKSAPSRIVIVSSVAHEKGCINFNDIHFNDNYKPDVSYCQSKLANVLFCRELAVRLKGTGVNTYCVHPGVVRTELGRHLLPTSLWKNLLLMPFLMMLKSPQEGAQTSIFCAVDESLAKSSGLYYSDCAVKSPAPAAMDDGVAKRLWTLSANLVKLE; encoded by the exons ATGGAACACTACGTCAAGATAGCGAGAGAGTTACTCAAGAAGCACGCCGTTGGTATCACCGTTGCACTTGCTGCAG GGGCAACCCTGCTGGCCTTGCGCAGGTGGCTGGCGGCGGGAGTGTGTCGGAGCAAGGCCAGGCTGGATGGAAAAACAGTGCTGATCACTGGCGCCAACACCGGCATTGGGAAGGAGACAGCCCTGAATCTGGCGCAACGAG GGGCAAGAGTGATCCTCGCCTGCAGGGACCTGACCAAGGCCAGCGTGGCCGCCGACTACATCCGCCGGAAGAGCGGCAACAGCAACGTGGTGGTGATGAAGCTGGACCTGGCCTCACTGGAGTCGGTCCGAGAATTGGCCAACAAAGTTAGGATTGGCGAGGAACGTTTGAACATCCTGATTAACAATGCGG GTATCATGATGTGCCCCAAGTGGAAGACGGACGACGACTTTGAGATGCAGTTCGGCGTGAATCACCTGGGACACTTCCTGCTCACCAACCTTCTCCTTGACCTGCTGAAAAAGTCTGCACCAAGTCGAATTGTCATTGTCTCCAGTGTGGCGCATGAAAAGG GCTGCATCAACTTCAATGACATCCACTTCAATGATAACTACAAACCTGACGTGAGCTACTGCCAAAGCAAGTTGGCCAATGTGCTTTTCTGCAGGGAACTAGCGGTCAGGTTAAAAG GCACCGGAGTGAACACGTACTGCGTCCACCCGGGCGTCGTGCGAACCGAGCTGGGGCGCCACCTGTTGCCGACGTCCCTGTGGAAGAATCTGCTCCTGATGCCTTTTCTGATGATGCTGAAAAGTCCACAGGAAGGAGCGCAGACTTCCATCTTCTGTGCCGTGGACGAGAGTCTGGCCAAATCCAGCGGCCTCTACTACAG TGACTGCGCTGTCAAGTCGCCAGCCCCGGCAGCCATGGATGACGGTGTAGCCAAGCGACTGTGGACCCTCAGCGCCAATTTGGTCAAGCTGGAATGA
- the tmed3 gene encoding transmembrane emp24 domain-containing protein 3, whose translation MKKNLVQPGREESPCHVTVNRFAGCVDTPQTRTVDNMLPSLSLGCLLLHLFVVFATEFTFELPDNDKLCFYEELEKDVKFDIDYQVISGGNYDVDCFVTDPLDNMLYNENKKQYDSFSHTTAMRGTYRVCFSNEFSTFSHKSIYLDFRHGDEDSLLPGMTRATALTQLESTCVSIHEILKVVTESQIWYRLREAHDRNRADHLHERVTLWSVGETVLLFVIGVGQVMLLKSFFNDKKGSVAAMT comes from the exons atgaaaaaaaacctcGTACAACCCGGAAGAGAGGAGTCGCCGTGCCACGTCACTGTTAACCGCTTTGCCGGTTGCGTTGACACGCCGCAAACTCGTACCGTCGACAACATGTTGCCGTCGTTGTCGCTGGGATGTTTGCTGCTCCACCTCTTTGTGGTCTTCGCCACCGAATTCACGTTTGAGCTCCCCGATAACGACAAGCTTTGTTTCTACGAAGAGCTGGAGAAGGATGTCAAGTTCGACATAGATTACCAA GTGATTTCGGGAGGAAACTACGACGTGGACTGTTTTGTGACAGACCCCCTGGATAACATGTTGTACAACGAGAACAAGAAGCAGTACGACAGTTTCTCTCACACCACCGCCATGAGGGGGACCTACAGGGTCTGCTTCAGTAACGAATTCTCCACCTTTTCGCACAAATCCATCTATCTGGATTTCCGACACGGCGACGAGGATTCGCTCCTGCCCGGGATGACCAGAGCCACGGCGCTGACGCAG CTGGAATCGACCTGCGTGTCCATCCACGAGATCCTGAAAGTGGTTACGGAGTCGCAGATATGGTACCGGCTAAGGGAAGCGCACGACCGCAACAGAGCGGATCACCTCCACGAGCGCGTCACCCTGTGGTCCGTCGGCGAAACGGTCCTGCTGTTTGTCATCGGCGTGGGTCAAGTCATGTTGCTCAAGAGCTTTTTCAACGACAAGAAAGGCTCCGTGGCGGcaatgacttaa